A stretch of DNA from Candidatus Methylomirabilis tolerans:
CGACGACATCCACCCGATCGGCACCGTGGGCGCCGTCATCCAGCTCCTGCGCCTGCCGGACAGCACCGCCAAGGTGCTCATCGAGGGCAAGCAGCGCGCCCGCGTCCGCGAGTACCTTCCGAACGAGGACTACTTCCTCGTGCGCGCCGACAAGGCGGAGATGACCGTAGAGCGCGACAAGCGCGCCGACGCCCTCATGCGCTCGGTCATCGAGACCTTCGAGCGCTACGTCAAGCTCAACAAGCGCATCCCGCCGGAGATGGTGATGAGCGTCGGCTCCATCGAGGAGCCCGGCCGGCTCGCCGACACCATCGTCGCGCACCTCTCGCTCAAGCTCGAGAACAAGCAGGCGATCCTCGAGGCGCTCTCGCCGCTGGAGCGCCTGGAGAAGCTCTTCGAGTACATG
This window harbors:
- a CDS encoding LON peptidase substrate-binding domain-containing protein, whose protein sequence is MLFGKKEEKGPGGAEDVLELPLLPLRDIIVFPYMVVPLFVGRERSIRALEAAIGADKRILLCAQKQAKIQDPGPDDIHPIGTVGAVIQLLRLPDSTAKVLIEGKQRARVREYLPNEDYFLVRADKAEMTVERDKRADALMRSVIETFERYVKLNKRIPPEMVMSVGSIEEPGRLADTIVAHLSLKLENKQAILEALSPLERLEKLFEYM